A window of Argopecten irradians isolate NY chromosome 14, Ai_NY, whole genome shotgun sequence contains these coding sequences:
- the LOC138307692 gene encoding A disintegrin and metalloproteinase with thrombospondin motifs 15-like isoform X1: MAAVQNVQVWIVCLILQATMCFGHPLEPHITSLRLKDAGYTDFCLSTVQDVHGKENDLDLETLHKRAMDQEDVELMVPAFGDDLYIRTRPVSSPLHPLAKVFITKGENEVEWTGEKPDCFFIGNVTSHNGTAAFSHCNGLNGLITTPTHIYRIDTVPGHSRSVQKRRNQVGTILISRKPNTAEHRRFERDTTVEGYQPIQSSAVHRRSVPSHDITIESAVFTDAPFTQLFGTNDTAKRLELLMLKYSMAQMEWSRSDMLGYNITIQIKYINFFETNPSWYRVSGDKFSGLLSSFCTGTQHLPHDHVFMHTGHHGTSLLGVSYQSRICHPIYRCGFESSRDIITYIATAHELGHAVGMYHDVDRGCKAPDVGVMGSYGAGWSSCNKRDMDTFLNSGRASCLWREDVPSTNVTTALQSVHFNEKLLGQRYTPDEVCEILHGPGFRFRKYPNLNVCQKFTCIDMNAGPLYGRMFKHNNNIAGQYCGDGKICFKNACSTWAHAREYNLTVRAGGWTDWTGWGPCSRTCGTGLMYRTRSCTNPTPKNHAPCEGNSYQASMCRTMPCSDDSEDKQTLITQRASETCARLIAAGHINGSRHLTTGGIYNNEALLGQCEVHCDPITGYKPPAFTRFGPMPDGTPCDITTESLWDKNNWPRRSGVHGRCLQGFCFKFDCAGDLDGGKVFDACGVCGGDNSTCHYYIGEFTDVLAKGERTTIAVLPTGAYHIQFWVEYTKTHQTFVEIWSKDNLPILASYVPSSWIFDDRANPVEFDDTFWYFLFYRQYLYTEGPITSPAIIKAFQHLSNHTMGIHYAYSVPVSVSSCSGTCQHGGTWNKTLCACECPPHFYGQTCSSRCNKYCLNGAPLDEQTCHCSCNERQTGGNCHCKAQFTGKECKDCKTTTDCNQHGVFNTTTCQCDCSHDYTGQTCDTVVAKLQGPLVG, encoded by the exons ATGGCAGCCGTACAAAATGTCCAGGTCTGGATTGTGTGTCTAATCCTACAG GCTACCATGTGCTTCGGACACCCACTGGAACCACATATTACTTCATTGAGGTTGAAAGACG CTGGATACACTGACTTCTGCTTAAGCACGGTACAGGACGTTCATGGCAAGGA AAATGACCTTGATTTAGAGACTTTGCACAAACGCGCTATGGACCAAGAGGATGTTGAACTGATGGTACCAGCTTTCGGAGATGATTTGTACATAAGGACTAGACCCGTGTCGTCCCCTCTACACCCACTGGCCAAGGTGTTTATCACAAAGGGCGAGAATGAGGTGGAATGGACCGGCGAAAAACCAGACTGCTTCTTCATCGgaaatgtgacgtcacataATGGAACAGCGGCTTTTTCACACTGCAACGGTTTA AACGGACTGATAACAACCCCAACACACATATATAGAATCGACACTGTTCCGGGACACTCCCGATCTGTACAGAAACGACGCAACCAAGTCGGGACCATACTAATCTCCCGTAAACCCAACACTGCGGAACACAGGAGATTTGAGAGAG ACACGACAGTAGAAGGATATCAACCAATACAGTCTTCAGCTGTCCACCGGAGGTCGGTACCCTCCCATGACATCACGATCGAGAGTGCTGTGTTCACTGACGCTCCCTTCACCCAGTTGTTTGGTACAAACGACACCGCTAAACGGCTGGAGTTGTTAATGCTGAAGTACAGCATG gCACAAATGGAATGGTCTCGATCTGACATGCTTGGTTATAATATAACTATTCAGATAAAATATATCAACTTCTTTGAAACTAACCCC AGTTGGTACAGAGTGTCCGGTGACAAGTTTAGCGGTCTGCTGAGTAGCTTCTGTACGGGTACACAACATCTCCCCCACGACCACGTGTTCATGCACACTGG GCATCACGGCACCAGTTTACTTGGCGTATCATACCAGTCCAGGATATGTCACCCTATCTACAGATGTGGTTTTGAAAGTAGCCGGGATATCATCACTTATATCGCAACAGCTCATGAACTTGGTCATGC GGTTGGAATGTACCACGATGTGGACAGGGGCTGCAAGGCACCAGATGTAGGAGTTATGGGATCGTATGGAGCAGGCTGGAGCTCGTGCAATAAAAGGGATATGGACACCTTCCTAAA TTCGGGACGCGCTTCCTGTTTATGGAGAGAGGATGTTCCGTCAACCAATGTCACTACAGCACTTCAGTCTGTCCACTTCAACGAGAAATTATTGG GTCAGCGTTATACCCCTGACGAGGTTTGTGAGATACTACACGGACCTGGATTTCGGTTCAGAAAGTATCCCAATTTAAAT GTGTGCCAGAAATTCACCTGCATAGACATGAATGCCGGTCCATTGTACGGTCGTATGTTCAAACATAACAACAATATCGCCGGCCAATACTGTGGCGATGGCAAG atatgttttaaaaatgCGTGCAGCACATGGGCGCACGCTAGAGAGTATAACCTGACGGTCAGGGCCGGAGGCTGGACAGACTGGACCGGCTGGGGACCATGCTCACGGACCTGTGGTACAGGACTGATGTACCGGACACGTAGCTGTACTAATCCAAC TCCGAAGAACCACGCACCGTGCGAGGGAAATTCTTATCAGGCATCGATGTGCAGAACAATG CCGTGTAGCGATGATAGTGAGGACAAACAAACTCTGATAACACAAAGAGCCTCAGAGACGTGTGCTCGTCTGATCGCAGCCGGACACATAAACGGGTCCCGCCACCTAACCACCGGGGGTATATACAACAACGAAGCAC TTCTTGGCCAGTGCGAGGTTCATTGTGACCCCATTACCGGATATAAGCCCCCTGCTTTCACCAGGTTTGGACCGATGCCGGACGGTACACCGTGTGATATTACGACTGAGAGTTTATGGGATAAGAATAATTGGCCGAGAAGGTCAGGCGTACATGGTCGCTGTCTTCAAGGCTTCTGTTTC AAATTCGACTGTGCAGGAGATCTTGATGGTGGCAAGGTTTTCGATGCATGTGGTGTTTGTGGAGGGGACAACTCTACTTGTCACTATTACATCGGAGAATTTACTGATGTCCTCGCAAAAG GTGAGCGGACGACCATAGCAGTCCTGCCGACTGGGGCCTACCACATTCAGTTCTGGGTGGAATACACCAAAACACATCAAACATTTGTGG AGATATGGAGCAAAGATAACCTCCCTATCCTGGCCAGTTACGTGCCTAGTAGCTGGATATTTGACGACAGAGCTAATCCAGTGGAATTTGATGATACGTTCTGGTATTTCTTATTTTACCGTCAATACCTGTATACCGAGGGTCCAATCACATCACCGGCTATCATCAAG GCGTTCCAGCATCTCTCAAACCACACGATGGGGATCCACTACGCATACTCTGTACCTGTATCTG TGTCGTCTTGTTCTGGGACGTGTCAGCATGGAGGAACATGGAACAAAACTCTGTGTGCATGCGAATGCCCCCCACACTTCTACG GTCAAACGTGTAGCAGCAGATGTAACAAGTATTGTTTGAATGGGGCACCTTTGGACGAGCAGACCTGTCATTGTAGTTGTAACGAACGTCAAACAGGAGGAAACTGTCACTGTAAGGCCCAGTTTACAGGCAAGGAGTGCAAGGACTGTAAAACAACGACTGACTGTAATCAACATGGTGTGTTTAATACAACCACGTGTCAATGTGACTGTTCTCATGATTACACAGGACAAACATGCGatacag TTGTTGCAAAACTTCAAGGCCCGTTGGTTGGATGA
- the LOC138307692 gene encoding A disintegrin and metalloproteinase with thrombospondin motifs 15-like isoform X2, translating to MAAVQNVQVWIVCLILQATMCFGHPLEPHITSLRLKDAGYTDFCLSTVQDVHGKENDLDLETLHKRAMDQEDVELMVPAFGDDLYIRTRPVSSPLHPLAKVFITKGENEVEWTGEKPDCFFIGNVTSHNGTAAFSHCNGLNGLITTPTHIYRIDTVPGHSRSVQKRRNQVGTILISRKPNTAEHRRFERDTTVEGYQPIQSSAVHRRSVPSHDITIESAVFTDAPFTQLFGTNDTAKRLELLMLKYSMAQMEWSRSDMLGYNITIQIKYINFFETNPSWYRVSGDKFSGLLSSFCTGTQHLPHDHVFMHTGHHGTSLLGVSYQSRICHPIYRCGFESSRDIITYIATAHELGHAVGMYHDVDRGCKAPDVGVMGSYGAGWSSCNKRDMDTFLNSGRASCLWREDVPSTNVTTALQSVHFNEKLLGQRYTPDEVCEILHGPGFRFRKYPNLNVCQKFTCIDMNAGPLYGRMFKHNNNIAGQYCGDGKICFKNACSTWAHAREYNLTVRAGGWTDWTGWGPCSRTCGTGLMYRTRSCTNPTPKNHAPCEGNSYQASMCRTMPCSDDSEDKQTLITQRASETCARLIAAGHINGSRHLTTGGIYNNEALLGQCEVHCDPITGYKPPAFTRFGPMPDGTPCDITTESLWDKNNWPRRSGVHGRCLQGFCFKFDCAGDLDGGKVFDACGVCGGDNSTCHYYIGEFTDVLAKGERTTIAVLPTGAYHIQFWVEYTKTHQTFRYGAKITSLSWPVTCLVAGYLTTELIQWNLMIRSGISYFTVNTCIPRVQSHHRLSSRRSSISQTTRWGSTTHTLYLYLCRLVLGRVSMEEHGTKLCVHANAPHTSTVKRVAADVTSIV from the exons ATGGCAGCCGTACAAAATGTCCAGGTCTGGATTGTGTGTCTAATCCTACAG GCTACCATGTGCTTCGGACACCCACTGGAACCACATATTACTTCATTGAGGTTGAAAGACG CTGGATACACTGACTTCTGCTTAAGCACGGTACAGGACGTTCATGGCAAGGA AAATGACCTTGATTTAGAGACTTTGCACAAACGCGCTATGGACCAAGAGGATGTTGAACTGATGGTACCAGCTTTCGGAGATGATTTGTACATAAGGACTAGACCCGTGTCGTCCCCTCTACACCCACTGGCCAAGGTGTTTATCACAAAGGGCGAGAATGAGGTGGAATGGACCGGCGAAAAACCAGACTGCTTCTTCATCGgaaatgtgacgtcacataATGGAACAGCGGCTTTTTCACACTGCAACGGTTTA AACGGACTGATAACAACCCCAACACACATATATAGAATCGACACTGTTCCGGGACACTCCCGATCTGTACAGAAACGACGCAACCAAGTCGGGACCATACTAATCTCCCGTAAACCCAACACTGCGGAACACAGGAGATTTGAGAGAG ACACGACAGTAGAAGGATATCAACCAATACAGTCTTCAGCTGTCCACCGGAGGTCGGTACCCTCCCATGACATCACGATCGAGAGTGCTGTGTTCACTGACGCTCCCTTCACCCAGTTGTTTGGTACAAACGACACCGCTAAACGGCTGGAGTTGTTAATGCTGAAGTACAGCATG gCACAAATGGAATGGTCTCGATCTGACATGCTTGGTTATAATATAACTATTCAGATAAAATATATCAACTTCTTTGAAACTAACCCC AGTTGGTACAGAGTGTCCGGTGACAAGTTTAGCGGTCTGCTGAGTAGCTTCTGTACGGGTACACAACATCTCCCCCACGACCACGTGTTCATGCACACTGG GCATCACGGCACCAGTTTACTTGGCGTATCATACCAGTCCAGGATATGTCACCCTATCTACAGATGTGGTTTTGAAAGTAGCCGGGATATCATCACTTATATCGCAACAGCTCATGAACTTGGTCATGC GGTTGGAATGTACCACGATGTGGACAGGGGCTGCAAGGCACCAGATGTAGGAGTTATGGGATCGTATGGAGCAGGCTGGAGCTCGTGCAATAAAAGGGATATGGACACCTTCCTAAA TTCGGGACGCGCTTCCTGTTTATGGAGAGAGGATGTTCCGTCAACCAATGTCACTACAGCACTTCAGTCTGTCCACTTCAACGAGAAATTATTGG GTCAGCGTTATACCCCTGACGAGGTTTGTGAGATACTACACGGACCTGGATTTCGGTTCAGAAAGTATCCCAATTTAAAT GTGTGCCAGAAATTCACCTGCATAGACATGAATGCCGGTCCATTGTACGGTCGTATGTTCAAACATAACAACAATATCGCCGGCCAATACTGTGGCGATGGCAAG atatgttttaaaaatgCGTGCAGCACATGGGCGCACGCTAGAGAGTATAACCTGACGGTCAGGGCCGGAGGCTGGACAGACTGGACCGGCTGGGGACCATGCTCACGGACCTGTGGTACAGGACTGATGTACCGGACACGTAGCTGTACTAATCCAAC TCCGAAGAACCACGCACCGTGCGAGGGAAATTCTTATCAGGCATCGATGTGCAGAACAATG CCGTGTAGCGATGATAGTGAGGACAAACAAACTCTGATAACACAAAGAGCCTCAGAGACGTGTGCTCGTCTGATCGCAGCCGGACACATAAACGGGTCCCGCCACCTAACCACCGGGGGTATATACAACAACGAAGCAC TTCTTGGCCAGTGCGAGGTTCATTGTGACCCCATTACCGGATATAAGCCCCCTGCTTTCACCAGGTTTGGACCGATGCCGGACGGTACACCGTGTGATATTACGACTGAGAGTTTATGGGATAAGAATAATTGGCCGAGAAGGTCAGGCGTACATGGTCGCTGTCTTCAAGGCTTCTGTTTC AAATTCGACTGTGCAGGAGATCTTGATGGTGGCAAGGTTTTCGATGCATGTGGTGTTTGTGGAGGGGACAACTCTACTTGTCACTATTACATCGGAGAATTTACTGATGTCCTCGCAAAAG GTGAGCGGACGACCATAGCAGTCCTGCCGACTGGGGCCTACCACATTCAGTTCTGGGTGGAATACACCAAAACACATCAAACATTT AGATATGGAGCAAAGATAACCTCCCTATCCTGGCCAGTTACGTGCCTAGTAGCTGGATATTTGACGACAGAGCTAATCCAGTGGAATTTGATGATACGTTCTGGTATTTCTTATTTTACCGTCAATACCTGTATACCGAGGGTCCAATCACATCACCGGCTATCATCAAG GCGTTCCAGCATCTCTCAAACCACACGATGGGGATCCACTACGCATACTCTGTACCTGTATCTG TGTCGTCTTGTTCTGGGACGTGTCAGCATGGAGGAACATGGAACAAAACTCTGTGTGCATGCGAATGCCCCCCACACTTCTACG GTCAAACGTGTAGCAGCAGATGTAACAAGTATTGTTTGA